A region from the Chitinispirillales bacterium ANBcel5 genome encodes:
- the aroF gene encoding 3-deoxy-7-phosphoheptulonate synthase: MIIHMEKNSTPEQEKRVLERIKKAGFDYEIIHGSLGIDVIGVLGDLSRVEESYFGELDGVDKVIRISKPYKLVSREYSSRSKVVDAGGVAIGGDQLCFLAGPCSLESESQIFSIAQYLNDMGITIMRGGAYKPRTSPYSFQGMGLEGLKLLAKVREQYGLKIITEATGLHHHIDENGEREKHNVLENVIEYADIIQIGARNMKSYGFLQELAILTKENKKPVLLKRGDSSTLKDFLLAAEYIVSNGNPNVILCLRGIRTFEEESFQRFTPDIGAITVLKNESNLPVIFDPSHSTGYRANVKGVSLAAVAAGADGLLIETHNDPANALCDGEQSVTALQLKEIREKSEKIRAVL; the protein is encoded by the coding sequence ATGATCATTCATATGGAGAAAAATTCCACTCCTGAGCAGGAAAAGAGAGTACTTGAGAGGATAAAGAAAGCCGGGTTTGACTACGAGATTATTCACGGTTCTTTGGGTATCGATGTCATTGGTGTGCTTGGTGATCTTTCGAGAGTGGAGGAGAGTTATTTTGGGGAGCTTGATGGTGTCGATAAGGTTATCCGTATCTCAAAGCCCTATAAGCTCGTTTCACGAGAGTATTCTTCACGCTCCAAAGTGGTTGATGCCGGGGGGGTTGCAATTGGGGGCGATCAGCTCTGCTTTTTGGCAGGTCCCTGCTCGCTTGAAAGTGAATCACAGATTTTTTCCATCGCTCAATACCTTAATGATATGGGTATCACGATTATGCGTGGGGGGGCGTATAAACCAAGAACATCACCCTACAGTTTTCAGGGTATGGGGCTTGAAGGATTGAAACTTTTAGCTAAAGTACGGGAGCAGTACGGGCTTAAAATCATTACAGAAGCTACCGGCTTGCATCACCACATAGATGAAAACGGTGAGAGGGAGAAGCACAATGTTCTTGAGAATGTAATCGAGTATGCTGATATTATTCAGATCGGTGCCAGGAACATGAAATCGTACGGATTTCTTCAGGAACTTGCAATTCTTACAAAAGAAAATAAGAAACCGGTTCTTTTAAAACGGGGAGATTCTTCAACCCTTAAAGACTTTCTTCTTGCCGCGGAATACATAGTATCAAATGGTAACCCCAATGTAATATTGTGTCTCAGGGGGATTAGAACATTTGAGGAAGAGAGCTTTCAGCGTTTTACTCCCGATATAGGAGCAATTACGGTTTTGAAAAACGAATCAAATTTACCGGTGATTTTTGATCCTTCACACTCAACGGGGTACCGCGCAAATGTTAAAGGCGTTTCACTCGCAGCAGTTGCGGCCGGAGCTGACGGATTGTTGATTGAAACCCATAATGACCCCGCAAACGCCTTATGTGATGGTGAGCAGAGCGTGACGGCCCTGCAGCTTAAGGAGATAAGGGAAAAATCTGAAAAAATCAGAGCGGTTCTTTAG